The following DNA comes from Alnus glutinosa chromosome 6, dhAlnGlut1.1, whole genome shotgun sequence.
aaagaatttaatgTTTCAAAAACGTGCCTTATCACTGGCTCTTGAATAGATTCTGACCTAGCTCCATCTTCAGAATTCACAACACGCTCGAGTCCAATATTTGGCTCTAGAAGACAAAGGCCCAAAGAACAAGTTAAGCTCCCAATAACATATTAGAGACAAGAAACAAAAAGGTAGGGTCATTTATCTGATCCTTAGACACAAAACTTAGTCAGGTTCTTATGCACAGTTACTGGAAACATAGCACGTATTGTGGTGCAGGACCTGCCACCACATATGCACCAGTTAGGAGATTGTCTGTGCAAAAATTTAGCATTATAAAATGAATATAGAAAGAAAGACGTGTGAAATTCCATAAGAATTACAGCATATGAAGGAGAATGGAATGGGAACCTACAAACAGGCTTGCTCTCTCTTAAAAATGACCCAACAGGAGAAAGAGacagaaaggaaaagaatagtACGCAAGCCAGCTAACAAAAAGGTGGAAAATTAGTATAAGTTCCCTCTTATGGGTTGTTGGGGGAAAAAAGGGTATGTAAAACCAGAAATAATAAATCAATGAAGATCAGAAGTTAAGAATCAAAACCTCCAAGTCTTTAGACAAGCCATTTTGAAATACTTCGCTCACATTGAAACACTCATTTAGCAAAAGCAAATGAGGATCtgcatcgccctgcaaagatcCCTGACTCTCTCACTTATCTCCAGAACATCCAATTTTCTCATTGCCATCCGCTACAATGCCTAATCCAAGGTCTTCAAACGGAGAAACTTACCTCGCAACTGAGGTTCCGAGTACTGCAACTTGGTTCTAATACACTTTCAGCATTTTCTTTACCCATTGTCTGATTACATGGTTTGACCACTTCTTGATCAGCATCAACAGCACCCTCCGTCCAATTCAGCAGTCTGCAGGTAGATCCAGTCTCCGCACTCTCCATGTAAGCTATCTCAACTTTGTCCCCATTCTGGGAATACATGTCAGGTTTCTCCACTGCTTCAGTTACCATTACCTCATTCCTAACTTCTGGCAAATTATATGAACTTACAAAAGCTTGCTCAGTCAAGTTGACAGAGTCATTAACAACAGTTTCACCCATCTGCACATGATTTTCTATGATACCCTCTTCATTCCCTAACCGTCCACCAGATGACCTAACCTCAGAGTTGCTATCTACATGCCCAGTTAAACACTCTAATCTAACCCCTTCACTGAAgctgacctgagaaactccaccAGACCTACTTGTACGACTTTCTGGAGTAACCAACTCTGGCGGTTGTGGGCTAATAGAGACTCGCTTCTCTGGTTTTTCCGGCTTAACATCCACCGTTTCAGGATCATTTTTCCTCTTGAGACGTCTTTCAGCAGACCCAGACCAACACCCCACATCATCTTCACAAGTTTTTTCAGCCTGCTGGCTTCCGTGCCTTGACAATCGAGAACGTTTATAACCATcaggaaaaacaaaagcagGAAGCTGCTTTCGACGAACGtgagaaacaaaaatatccatccCTGGTTTCCAAAACATGTACATATTGATATCTTGCCTGAACTCATCAACTGTTCCACGTATATCAAATTGCTGGCCTTCTTGACCTCTAACACCCTCTTTCCTCTGCAAGCCCATGAAGAAAGCACAATGCGGACACGGCTTGGAGGCATCCACATATTCATTTGGATAAGGATGGCACTGCAGCATCCCATTTGTGTCCCTTTCTATCTGCACAGTGATGAATGAAAAGCACTAATAAGAAGAAACAACCATACCTCCTGCCTCCAgtgtgtaaaatatttaatgagcAATGAATGCATGAAAAATAGTAGCCTATAACACAGAGAAGTTCACTCCTGCATCCTAACGATATCTTAAAAAGACAGATTTAACCTTCAGGGTAAGTTGTCTAAACCGAGACTCCACCCATCCCTTCCAAGCTAGCAAATCATCAGCATCAGCTGCAACTATATCGACCTGTAAATAGTTTTTGTAGGCCTCAAAAAATAGATATGGCTCAAACAGAGCGCTCCACTGGGCTTTTTTCAGTTCAATCTCCTATCAATGGACAAAATCACAAAGGCAGGGTATCAGTAATTAAATGAAGACAAGCCCATGAGTAGGTAGAAAGGGGGAGGGGGTGGAAGCAAGTTCAAACCTGACAGATCCTGTGACCATGGTGGAACTGCTCCATTATAACACGAAGAGTACTTGTTGAGACATTGTAGCTAGAATTCATGCAAGGGTATGCAGGAGTTATTATTGGCATGTGATGAAATCGGTCCCTAGGGTTTTTTCGAGGATCCCATACAGGAAACCCAAGTTCATTCTCTTTGATTGAACATAACATCACAGGGTTTGGCCAACGCCACTGGGTATAAACTCTGAAGAACCGAGAAACCAGCATACTAGGAATTGCATTGGGGTAAAGCTGGCATACCCGAGCGACTAAAAGAGCCCAATTTACACCACCAAGGAATCCAGTCACctagataaaagaaaatgagaaaatgaaaaCCATGATATGTAAACTGTAATGCTGATAGcaacaaaagaacataaaaatacatCGATCTTACATTTGAATAAACACCTCTTGTTTTAGCCCAAAACTTCAGACATCTGAGCGTCATGCGGAAGTGCTACAATTGCATATAGGGTTAAAgactgaaaacaataaaatatatacaCACAGGGTGGAGTATAAATCATGGCTCACCTCAACATTTGGAACAAGTTTAAGAATTTGATCTGCAACCCTACAGCCATTAAGACTTCGAACAGTTTGCTCATCAACATCGTACAGCACAGACCCATGTGAGATGTCCAGGTCCTATTGATAAGTTAGTTCCAGAAAAATATTGATAAGAAACCAacacaagaaacaaaaatgcaCCCTTTATATCACAAAATCTGAATCACAGAGTGCGGTCAAAAAGGGTATGGCATTGCAGAGAGCAACTAATTCATcaagcattaaatgaagatgGGAGAAAAGTACAACATTGGAATATAAGAAACATTTAGGAccttaaccccccccccccccccccaaaaaaaaaaaaaaaagaggaggaaaaTTAAAACGTCACATCAAAATATGCAATTGGAAGCAGGTACACCTaagattttcttgaaaaaactAGATTATAGTTATCACATACGACCCAAGTTAGCAATCAAAGTAACTGCAATTTTTTGTTGCTTACACAAGTGACTACCAGAACTCGAGAAGGCACGGCTTTACCAAAGAAATGAAGAAGCCAACATCATACAATTCATATACAATTAGAAGCCCTTTTAAAGGGTTATGAGGCATGCAGAGATAGAATAGGTAAACaatactgagagagagagagagagagagagagagagagagagagagagagagaataatataATCACAGCTCAAAAAACTGCAGTCCAAACTTACTTCTGGAACAACTAAAAGGGATATACTTGCATAGAGAAGATCGATTGATATTCCCAGGAACTTGAATTTCATTACTGGGACATGAGCATCTGGAACTGGCTGAAGCTCGGTAACTTCTTCCATGTCCGCCAGAATATTatgcaaaacaataaaaaaatcttcCTGGGAAAAGACGATCATATGTTAGGTAAAGCTTAAATGTCTAGAGTCAATAAAACTGAACGACAAGATCAAATTTGACTCACATCTCGATTCACATAAGATGGCCCAACACACAATGTGTCTATGTCAACCCCAGGCCCATGTACCTGTCAAGATAGTAATTTGTTGCTATATAGTACTTCGAAAAAGTAGTTATTTAACTTTTAGGACATCACTagtatgtatgtatgcatgtatTTATGTGTGTATGCATgcatcttgagagagagagagagagttacaaCACAAGATTGTCAGAATCTAAAgagatttaaaattttgtacAGTCTTTGGCTGGACCAGATCCACTGGCAGGCAAAAACTGAAGCAATACCAAATTCAGGACAGCAGCACTATCCATAATTAGTTTAATGATAAGAAATTAATGACTGTCACAAAATAACTGGCTGTCTAAGATAACTGTACTACCTCACACATggacaacctttttttttatataagtaagaaagttttattaaaaaagcgtaaggcgccccctaagtacacaggaacagTCAGAGCAgccaaccaaaaataaaaaaaacccaaacaaaccctgaaaaaccaaaaccctaaaacccaaatcCTCAAGAAGCATTCCCCTCTACCACACGTGAGCCTTCCCTTTCCTATGCAGAGTGAACGCACTTGCATCACCGTAGTTGATGgaacttaccaaattcaaaatcccCCTCCTGCCTTTAGACTTTGGGCGCGCAACCTTAACTTCCCTAAGAAAGTCCTCTTCAAAGGCATCCTGAATCGCTAGGGACGGATCCTCATCCTCAGAactatccacctcccaatctaaTGCCATGCTGGGAGGAAGAACACCAAAAGGATAAGGGGAATCTCCAACCTCCCCATCCCAAATCTCATCACCCTGCTCCCACACAACTACCTCCCCATATGATCAAAACCTACTGGCCACTTCTGAAATTGGGACAAACCATTCACTCTGAATTCATTGCCCTTTTCAAAGAAAGGAGTGACGCAATCACTCAAGGAGAAGGGAAGCCCTATCACCCCATCTTCCTTGACATCCAGAGTGGATGATGACACGACCGACTCGAAAAGCGAGGAATGAGTAGAAACTTTCACAGCCAGGCTCGGGTTGAGAAACCCCCTCCGAAGGAAACCCTTCTTTGAAATAAAAGGCGTAACAATATCCTTCACGAAATCTGCCCCTCCCGCAAAACAAGAAGCACTGCAGTAGCTTTCTCGGCTGTAAAACTGACAGGCAACCTCATTGCTACCACAGATTCTATTGTTAAATTCTCATCCAACTACACTGATCAACCTTCCCTTGCTTTCCAGTAGTATTTCTAAAAAGGCTTAGATATCGATG
Coding sequences within:
- the LOC133871182 gene encoding nuclear poly(A) polymerase 4-like isoform X1, whose translation is MVDSESPNGSSPQTAAKYGITKPISLAGPNEADLQRNMELEKFLIDSGLYESEEEAARRKEVLGRIDQIVKDWVKQLTRQRGYTDQMVEDANAVIFTFGSYHLGVHGPGVDIDTLCVGPSYVNRDEDFFIVLHNILADMEEVTELQPVPDAHVPVMKFKFLGISIDLLYASISLLVVPEDLDISHGSVLYDVDEQTVRSLNGCRVADQILKLVPNVEHFRMTLRCLKFWAKTRGVYSNVTGFLGGVNWALLVARVCQLYPNAIPSMLVSRFFRVYTQWRWPNPVMLCSIKENELGFPVWDPRKNPRDRFHHMPIITPAYPCMNSSYNVSTSTLRVIMEQFHHGHRICQEIELKKAQWSALFEPYLFFEAYKNYLQVDIVAADADDLLAWKGWVESRFRQLTLKIERDTNGMLQCHPYPNEYVDASKPCPHCAFFMGLQRKEGVRGQEGQQFDIRGTVDEFRQDINMYMFWKPGMDIFVSHVRRKQLPAFVFPDGYKRSRLSRHGSQQAEKTCEDDVGCWSGSAERRLKRKNDPETVDVKPEKPEKRVSISPQPPELVTPESRTSRSGGVSQVSFSEGVRLECLTGHVDSNSEVRSSGGRLGNEEGIIENHVQMGETVVNDSVNLTEQAFVSSYNLPEVRNEVMVTEAVEKPDMYSQNGDKVEIAYMESAETGSTCRLLNWTEGAVDADQEVVKPCNQTMGKENAESVLEPSCSTRNLSCEGDADPHLLLLNECFNVSEVFQNGLSKDLESQILDSSVL
- the LOC133871182 gene encoding nuclear poly(A) polymerase 4-like isoform X2; the encoded protein is MVDSESPNGSSPQTAAKYGITKPISLAGPNEADLQRNMELEKFLIDSGLYESEEEAARRKEVLGRIDQIVKDWVKQLTRQRGYTDQMVEDANAVIFTFGSYHLGVHGPGVDIDTLCVGPSYVNRDEDFFIVLHNILADMEEVTELQPVPDAHVPVMKFKFLGISIDLLYASISLLVVPEDLDISHGSVLYDVDEQTVRSLNGCRVADQILKLVPNVEHFRMTLRCLKFWAKTRGVYSNVTGFLGGVNWALLVARVCQLYPNAIPSMLVSRFFRVYTQWRWPNPVMLCSIKENELGFPVWDPRKNPRDRFHHMPIITPAYPCMNSSYNVSTSTLRVIMEQFHHGHRICQEIELKKAQWSALFEPYLFFEAYKNYLQVDIVAADADDLLAWKGWVESRFRQLTLKIERDTNGMLQCHPYPNEYVDASKPCPHCAFFMGLQRKEGVRGQEGQQFDIRGTVDEFRQDINMYMFWKPGMDIFVSHVRRKQLPAFVFPDGYKRSRLSRHGSQQAEKTCEDDVGCWSGSAERRLKRKNDPETVDVKPEKPEKRVSISPQPPELVTPESRTSRSGGVSQVSFSEGVRLECLTGHVDSNSEVRSSGGRLGNEEGIIENHVQMGETVVNDSVNLTEQAFVSSYNLPEVRNEVMVTEAVEKPDMYSQNGDKVEIAYMESAETGSTCRLLNWTEGAVDADQEVVKPCNQTMGKENAESVLEPSCSTRNLSCESQILDSSVL